One Coffea arabica cultivar ET-39 chromosome 5e, Coffea Arabica ET-39 HiFi, whole genome shotgun sequence DNA segment encodes these proteins:
- the LOC140007005 gene encoding cysteine-rich receptor-like protein kinase 10, giving the protein SGISSSKGATDGVAEISMAESLQYSLTEIQIATNNFSVDNKIGEGGFGRVYKGVLGNGQEVAVKRLSRSSGQGAEEFKNEILVVAKLQHRNLVRLLGFCLEGEERILIYEFVPNKSLDYFLFDPENKRSLNWSRRYNIIGGIAKGLLYLHEDSRLRIVHRDLKASNILLDGNMSPKIADFGMAKICGVDQSEGNTNRIAGTFGYMAPKYMRRGQFSIKSDVFSFGVVILEMVTGKKNSSFQQSEDSEDLVSYVWKHWRRGEPLAFLDSSIGDSFAENEVIQCIQLGLLCVEEYVSKRPTVASVVNMLNNSSVTLPTPRRPAVFRCHETESMVEEVEVEQSNTERISIPSSVNEATITEPYPR; this is encoded by the exons tCGGGCATATCAAGTTCTAAAGGGGCAACAGATGGAGTTGCTGAAATCTCAATGGCCGAATCTTTACAGTATAGCTTAACTGAAATTCAAATTGCCACAAATAACTTCTCTGTGGATAACAAAATTGGCGAAGGTGGATTTGGTCGTGTATACAAG GGTGTACTTGGTAATGGACAAGAAGTAGCGGTTAAGAGGCTATCAAGGAGCTCAGGGCAAGGTGCAGaagaatttaaaaatgaaattctAGTAGTCGCAAAGCTTCAACATAGGAATCTAGTTCGACTATTGGGATTTTGCTTGGAAGGGGAAGAAAGGATACTCATCTATGAATTTGTCCCCAACAAAAGCCTTGACTACTTCCTCTTTG ATCCAGAAAATAAGCGATCATTGAATTGGTCAAGACGTTACAATATCATAGGAGGTATAGCAAAAGGACTTCTTTATCTGCACGAGGATTCTCGTCTTAGAATTGTTCATCGTGACCTCAAAGCAAGCAATATATTGTTGGATGGAAATATGAGCCCAAAGATCGCAGATTTTGGCATGGCAAAGATTTGTGGAGTTGATCAATCTGAAGGAAACACAAATAGAATTGCTGGGACATT TGGTTACATGGCTCCTAAATATATGAGACGGGGCCAGTTTTCGATAAAGTCAGATGTATTCAGTTTTGGGGTTGTTATTTTAGAAATGGTTACAGGCAAGAAAAATAGTAGTTTCCAACAATCTGAAGATTCTGAAGACCTCGTAAGCTAT GTTTGGAAGCATTGGAGACGTGGCGAACCTTTAGCCTTTCTGGATTCAAGTATTGGAGATTCTTTTGCCGAAAATGAAGTCATTcaatgcatccaattaggctTACTATGTGTTGAAGAATATGTCAGTAAAAGACCTACAGTGGCTTCCGTGGTCAATATGCTCAATAATAGCTCTGTTACCCTACCAACTCCACGTCGTCCAGCAGTTTTCCGGTGCCATGAAACGGAAAGCATGGTGGAAGAGGTGGAAGTTGAGCAATCTAATACCGAAAGAATTTCAATTCCAAGCTCTGTAAATGAGGCAACAATTACTGAACCATACCCCAGATAG
- the LOC140007006 gene encoding uncharacterized protein, producing MDRSWMAIKNYLDPKYLDGVDEFIKFAFLGKDPNCKLPCPCKVCNNFEDQTKEVMANHLCRGIVDSYTRWIYHGEGFESDDENDDIEINDNDSDFDSMEELLNDVGVANFGESWRHSPELDTGACTEKEGEASRFLRLLLEAEKSLYPGCEKYSKLSFIVHILHLKTMNRWTCKSTDMLLKFLHQVFPTALIPSSYYEAKNFIRELGLKCEKIHACENDCALFWNENKGFDHCPNEKCKASRYKSPNSKIPRKVLCYFPLKPRLQRLFVNKEIARDMRWHKERRVDNENMMRHPADSLAWKDFDRNHKSFAEDPRNVRLGLASDGFNPFGTMIAIFFLPM from the coding sequence ATGGATAGGAGTTGGATGGCTATTAAGAACTACCTAGACCCCAAGTATTTAGATGGAGTtgatgaatttattaagtttgCTTTTCTAGGCAAGGATCCTAATTGTAAACTGCCATGTCCTTGCAAAGTATGCAATAATTTTGAGGATCAAACTAAGGAAGTCATGGCCAATCACTTGTGTCGAGGAATTGTTGATAGTTATACTAGGTGGATATATCATGGCGAAGGGTTTGAATCTGATGATGAGAATGATGACATAGAAATAAATGACAACGATAGTGACTTTGACAGTATGGAGGAGCTGTTAAATGATGTAGGAGTTGCTAACTTTGGTGAGAGTTGGAGACATTCACCGGAACTTGATACGGGTGCTTGTACCGAGAAAGAAGGAGAAGCAAGTAGGTTTCTCAGATTATTATTGGAGGCTGAAAAATCTCTATACCCGGGCTGTGAAAAGTATTCAAAACTCTCGTTTATTGTCCATATCCTCCACTTGAAAACAATGAATCGGTGGACTTGTAAATCTACTGATATGTTGCTGAAGTTCTTGCATCAAGTATTTCCTACAGCTTTGATTCCCAGTTCATATTACGAAGCAAAAAATTTCATCCGTGAGTTGGGGCTGAAGTGTGAAAAGATCCACGCCTGTGAAAATGATTGCGCACTTTTTTGGAATGAAAATAAAGGCTTTGATCATTGTCCAAATGAAAAATGTAAAGCATCGCGGTATAAATCTCCAAATTCCAAAATACCTAGAAAGGTGTTGTGTTATTTTCCATTAAAACCAAGGCTGCAAAGACTGTTTGTGAACAAAGAGATTGCTCGGGATATGAGGTGGCATAAGGAGAGACGTGTAGATAATGAGAACATGATGCGACACCCTGCTGATTCATTAGCTTGGAAGGATTTTGATAGAAATCACAAGTCCTTCGCTGAAGATCCTAGAAATGTGAGGCTAGGACTTGCTAGTGATGGCTTTAATCCCTTTGGAACCATGATAGCAATCTTCTTTTTGCCTATGTAG